From a region of the Salvelinus alpinus chromosome 2, SLU_Salpinus.1, whole genome shotgun sequence genome:
- the LOC139549004 gene encoding zinc finger protein 180-like has product MSSLNISPLVEEEGVCWTEKEALGLNIVVKEEKEEEDVTVKQEVEGEAVTVKEEEKDVSVKEEEDDFRVKEEEDEFRVKVEDVTVKEEEKDEDAVFGVKKEGEITVTLKDEEEEIGDLSNTRERRDYRGSSGEPQQPHDADKAEKSLSRSEHLRKHQQRSTGKRTHCCSDCGKRFTSSGIKIHQRTHIGEKSYSCGQCGKSFSRFGHLTLHQRTHTGERPYSCVQCGKSFTQSTILISHQRIHTGEKPYRCGQCGKSFSRSGSLTVHQRIHTGERPYSCGQCGKRFTTSGELTRHQRIHTGEKPYSCGQCGKSFGQSCHLTLHQRIHTGAKPYSCVQCGKSFTQSTSLISHQRIHTGEKPYSCGQCGKSFGQSGQLTLHQRTHTGEKPYSCGQCGKSFGRSCHLTLHQRTHTGEKPYSCVQCDKIHT; this is encoded by the exons ATGAGCTCACTAAACATCTCCCCTCTCGTTGAAGAAGAgggggtctgctggacggagaaagaagctctggggctgaacattgtcgtgaaagaggagaaggaagaagaggatgtcacagtaaaacaagaagtagagggtgaggctgttacggtgaaagaagaagagaaagacgtttcagtgaaagaagaggaagacgatttcagagtgaaagaagaggaagacgagtTCAGAGTGAAGGTGGAAGatgttactgtgaaagaagaggagaaagatgaggatgcagtttttggagtgaagaaggaaggggagattactgtcacattgaaagatgaagaggaggagataggagatctgagtaacacca gagagagacgggactatcgtggatcctctggggagcctcaacaacctcatgatgctgacaaggcagagaagagtctctccagatcagaacacctcaggaaacaccagcagagatccacagggaagagaactcactgctgctctgactgtgggaagagattcacctcatcaggcattaaaattcatcagagaacacacataggagagaaatcttatagctgtggtcaatgtgggaagagtttcagtCGATTTGGCcatctgacattacaccagagaacacacacaggagagagaccttatagctgtgttcaatgtgggaagagttttactcagtcaaccatcctgatatcacaccagagaatacacacaggagagaaaccttatagatgtggtcaatgtgggaagagttttagtcgaTCTGGCTCTCtaactgtacaccagagaatacacacaggagagagaccttatagctgtggtcaatgtgggaagagatttacTACATCTGGAGAGCTGACAaggcaccagagaatacacacaggagagaaaccttatagctgtggtcaatgtgggaagagttttggtcaatcttgccatctgactctacaccagagaatacacacaggagcgaaaccttatagctgtgttcaatgtgggaagagttttactcagtcaaccagcctgatatcacaccagagaatacacacaggagagaaaccttatagctgtggtcaatgtgggaagagttttggtcagtctggccagctgacattacaccagagaacacacacaggagagaaaccttatagctgtggtcaatgtgggaagagttttggtcgatcttgtcatctgactctacaccagagaacacacacaggagagaaaccttatagctgtgttcagtgtgacaaaatacatacatga